The following is a genomic window from Haloterrigena alkaliphila.
GGCTGCCGGTCTCGATAGCGCGGCCGCTCTTACCGTTCGACCGCCGGACGAGCCACAGCGTCGCTCGAGACGTGTGATAGCCGGAAAACGAAGCGATCAGTGCCGATCGGCGACTCGAAACGGTCCGCGAACGTGTCGGTTATTCACCGGGCAGATGACCGCCGGACTGCATTTCACGGTAGGTCGTACAGGCCGGACAGCCGTGGACGATGTCACCGTTGTCGCCGAAAACGCGCGCAAACTGTTGGGTTACGTGCGTGCCGCAGTTTCGACAGCGGGCGCCTGCTGTCGACGATTCCATGGGCTTCCAGTCTTGTTGCGTGGATTTCATGGTTGTGTTGGGGGTGAAACACGAACGAGCGATGGGAGTCGAGCGATCGACCGCGACCGGCTCGGCCAGCACGTCTCGGCGCCACCCCCGCGATCGGGCAGCGACGCCGAATCCGGCTGTAACACCTCCACACTCGTCCGGGCGTCATCGTATCGAGGGGAGTAGATGCGAATAAAGGACGGAGACCGTTCACCGAGGAACACGATACGAGAACCGCGAAATACGCAGTTTCCGGCCTGTAGTGTCCGATATGCCCAGTGAGACGAGGGGAACGGCGAACCGCGACCTGTGAACACGGCGACGAATTCAGGTGGCTTTGCTTGCATTCGACTGCCAAACGTGTCATTGACCGGCTCGAACGCGAATCTAAACTGCGTATTTCCGGGCCGAAACACGCCGTTTCTCCGCCGAATTGTCGTGTTTCCGATCCGTAAGGTACATCGTTATAAAATACCACTATCGCTTACCGATCGTCGTGCTGGAATGTACTGGTGGTGTTCGTGATACGGGTGGTCCGGCCGCCCGGTCGATCCGTATCGGCCCCTCTCTCGAGAGAGCGAACGGAGACAACCTGCCCAAATTCGGGTGACTACGACGATGTCAATGCAAGCGAGTAACAAACGATCGGAATCGACGACTGACCCGGCCGCCCAGCTCGACGTCCTCGGCGACGAATGCGCTCGAATGATCCTGGTCGCGACGAGCGACGGACCGAAGACGGCGAAAGAATTGACGAAGCGAACGGACAGTTCGTCGGCGACGGTGTATCGCCGAATCAACAACCTCCTCGAAAGCGGCCTCCTCTCGGAGTGCGTCCGGTTCGACGACGACGGCTCGCACACGACGGCCTACGAGGCGACGATCGAGACGCTCCAGGTGCAGATTCAGTCCGACGGGATCGACGTCTCGATGTCGACGGCCGACGACTGAGACCGGCCAGCAGCGCGTTCGCCGAGGAAGCACCGGGGTCGCTCCACCGTCACGCCGCCGCGTAATCTCCGGCTGACGTTACGACCGTCGATCTTCTGCTAGCAGAGAGAATCGGCTGAATGTGCACTTTAGTTCCGCGAACATGTGTTGAAAGGAGTTCTAACGCCGCTGTATGATACGGATAACAAATATCTACTCAGGGGAATGGTCACTGTGATTGAGCAATGCACGATCTGACCGGCTTTCAACGAGACCTGCTGTACGTGATCGCAGGTGCCGATCAACCGTCGGGGCAGACCGTCAAGGACGAAGTCGAGAAGTACTATAGCTCCGAGATCAATCACGGTCGTCTGTATCCGAATCTCGACACCCTCGTCAACAAGGAGCTGGTCGAGAAAGGACAGCTTGATAGACGGACGAACTACTACGCGATCACCGAGACCGGTCGGGAACGAATCGACGAGCGTCGCAGGTGGGAAGAGCAGTACGTCGATTTCTGATCCGGTGTATACGACGTCGACGCACCGATCAACCGGGTAGTCCGGCGACAGGGGTGGGATAGCGACGTCGCCGGACGCGTAGCCTACGGGACGGTAACCCGGGCATAACAAAGCGATAGAGGGTACACCCAGCCAACGAGTCGAGAATGTCATATGTGTCGTCTTCAGCCATGTCGGGCCCTGACTACCAACGTCCGGTGTCAAAGCGATGAGTCACGGAACGAGTACCCAGACGAGACTCGGCGTCGTTCGGCAGTATCCGTTCGACCTCGCCGTCGTCTCGGCCGCCGCAATACTGGCCTACGCGATCACGACGTCCTTGCAGGCGGGGAGCGTTCTGCGGCTCCTCGCGACCTTCCCGGTGGTGCTGTTCCTTCCGGGGTACGCGCTCGTCTCCGTCCTGTTTCCGGCGAGCGAACGGACGCCGCAGAAACCGGCCGCGTGGATCGATGCACACTCCCGCGGAATCGACGTCGTCGAACGGCTCGGACTCTCCGTCGCGCTCTCGCTGACGCTCGTCCCGATAGTCGGGATCGCGCTGCCGTTTACGCAGTGGGGGTTGACGACCGGGTCGATTGCAGCGACGCTCTGCGTCGTCACCGTCGTACTCGCGCAGTTCGGCGCCGTTAGACGCCTCCGGACGCCGATATCCGAGCGATTCATCGTCTCGCCGCTCGAGTCGGTGACGCAACTGCGGCAGGGGACCGACGACGTTGCGACGGCCTCCTCGATCGTCCTCGTCCTCGCGATCGGACTGGCTGCCAGCGCGCTCCTCCTCGGATTTCTCGTCCCGCCCTCGACCGGCGGCTACTCCGAGCTGGCGCTGTACAGCGAGACCGACGGCGGCGAACTCGTCACCGGCAACATCACTGACGAAGTCGCACCGGGCGAGTCCGTCCCGGTCACCGTCTCGATCAAAAACGAAGAGGGGACGGAAACCGACTACACGGTCGTCGTCCAGGAGCAAGTCGTCGAGGACGGAACCATCGTCGAGCGGACCCGACTCGACACGCTCGAGACGACCCTCGCCGACGACACGACCGGAACCGGCGAACTCGAGATAACCCCGACGGCCGGGGACGACGAGACCGTCCGGATCGCCGTGCTCCTGTTCAAGGGCGACGTGCCGGACGAACCGACGACCGAGGCCGCCGAAGAAGACACGTACTTCTGGGTGACCATCGAGGACTGACGGTCGTCCGCAGCGTCGGTCGGGGCCGTCGACGCTTCGTCTCGACACCAGTTTCGATCGTCGCCTCGAATTCCCGGTGACGACGACGACTCCCGTTTTCCAGGCGGTCGACCAGCGGGTTCGGTGCCGACCGATCACGGGCGAGTGATCGAGCGCCGTCTCGCTGAATCCGATCGGCCCCGCGGACCGCGTCTCTCGGCGCGACCGCCGGCTCGAGAACCGACAGCGACGGCGTCGCGTCGATCGCGACGGTGGGAGTAGGAGACCGAACAACCGGAAGAAGACCGCTGGCCGACCGCTCGGCGGGCTACGCGGCGGTCGGGACGACGAACGGATCGGGAACGGGAGGACTCGTTCGAGTTGTGAGGACCCGGGACGGCGGATTACCCCGTAATACCGAAGGGAAGCTCGAGATCGGGGCGCCGCGAGACGTGCTGGACGACCGAGACGGCCAGGACGAGGAGACAGAGGACCAGGGCGACGACCGGGGCGACGGTCGTCGTCAGGGGACCGACCGACAGCCACGAGACGCCGAGTGCGAGGACCCCCAGCGCCGTCACCGCCATGTAGAGGTGGTGCCACGAGCGCTGATTCTCGAGTCGGTGATCGAGGTACGGCTCGAAGACCTCCTCGTGGGGGATGAGTTCGATGGTGTGGTCGTCCGGGTCCCAGTCGACGATCTCGTGCTCTTCGAGCATCGGCAGGTGGGTCTGGTACAGGGAGATGTACACCCGCCGGCGCTGCGTGCGCGTTACCTCGTCGGGGTCGATGTCGTTCTCCCAGGCGGCGACCTGCTCGACGAGGGGTGCGAGATCGCAGGCGCCGCCCTGGTGGGTGAGATACTGGACGGTTCGTCTTCTACGGGCGTTACTGAAAACGTCGAACAGTTTGGCCTGGGTCAGATTGTGTTCAGACATGGGCGTCCTCGGGGTCCCGAATCAACTCCCGTGTGGTCGGTGTGTTCGGATACCTCACGGCAATGAATGCCAGAGATCGGAACTTTACTATCACTCGGCTACCCGATCGAAAGGGATTTATACCAGTTTGGCCCGATGACTGACTTCTAATCCGATATTTCTCCCCGAATGACTGACGAAAACCCCGGAGCACGGGAGCGAGCGGCTGTGACGCGACAATTCTCCGTGGAGCACGACTGTCCATCCTCTAGTTCCCCACTACAGGGCCGACAGGCCGGGGATAACAAAGCCGTGTTACCGGCTGTATCAGCACGATTGCCCACGCGGGTATCGAGTTACCTATGATGTATCAACGATCACGACGCTCTCGGTTCCAGGATACGGACGCGAGTAGCTACGGAGGTGGGACGCGGTGAGCGAGTTCGTCTCCGGCGCCGACTGCACGGTCGACGAGGGAGCCACCGTCGGCTACGGCGAGTTCGACGAGCCGACACGAGTCGGCGACGGCGCGACGATCAGAGCCGGATCGATCGTCTACGGCGACGTGACGATCGGCGACGAGCTGACGACGGGCCACGACGTCCTGATCCGGGAAGGGACGACGATGGGTGACGACGTCCTCGTCGGAACCAAGACCGTCATCGACGGCCAGACGACGATCGGTTCGCACGTCAGTCTCCAGACGAACGTCTACATTCCGACCGAGACGACGATCGGGGATAACGTCTTCATCGGGCCGAGCGCGGCGTTGACCAACGACGAGTACCCGATCAGGACGGACACCGGCCTCGAGGGGCCGACGATCGAGGACGGCGCCTCCGTCGGCGCGAACGCGACGCTGCTGCCCGGCGTCACCGTCGGCGAGAACGCCTTCGTCGCGGCCGGTGCGGTCGTGACGGAGGACGTCCCGCCGGACACGCTCGCCGTCGGCACGCCGGCGACGGTCCAGACGCTTCCGAAACCGCTCGAGGGTGCAAATCAGATCGCATGACGGACCCGAATCCCGATACCGAGCGGAGTAGCGACGCCGAACCGGTCGCCGAACCCGACGGCGGGGTCGCCGAGGCCGATCAGTCGGGCGACGGGGCCACCGACGAACCGGCGAGTGGCGGCGTCTCGATCGCCGATCCCGAACTCAGCGACGACGCGACGGATCGCGTTCAGTCGGTCCTCGAGAGCGGGATGCTCGCCGACGGTCCCGAGGTACGGGAATTCGAGGCGGCGTTCGCCGCCTACTGCGGGACCGAGCGGGCCGTCGCGACGTCCAACGGGACGACCGCCCTCCACGCCGCACTCGAGGCGCTGGGTCTCGAGGAGGGCGACGCGGTCGTGACGTCGCCGTTCTCGTTCGTCGCGAGCGCCAACGCCATCAGGCTCGCCGGCGGCAAACCCGTCTTCGCCGACGTCGATCCGGAGACGTACACGATCGATCCGGACGCGGTCGAACGCGTCCTCGAGGAACGCGACGACGTCGTCGGCCTGCTCCCGGTCCACCTCTACGGACTGCCGGCGGAGATGGACCGCCTCTCGACGATCGCCGACGAGCACGACCTGTTCGTCCTCGAGGACGCCTGTCAGGCCCACGGCGCGGCGATCGACGGCGATCGGGTCGGCGGCTTCGGCGACGCCGCCTGCTTCTCGTTCTACCCGACGAAGAACATGACGACCGGCGAGGGCGGGATCGTCACCACCGACCGCGACGACGTCGCCGATCGGGTTGCGAGTTTCATCAACCACGGTCGGGACGTCGGCGAGGGCGGCACGTACGAGCACGTCGCGCTCGGGCACAACTACCGGATGACGAGCATGGCCGCCGCCATCGGCCGGGCCCAACTCGAGCGCCTGCCCGATTTCAACCGGGCGCGCCGGGAGAACGCGGCCTACTACGACGAGGAACTCGCGGACCTGCCGGTGGAGACGCCGACGGAACCCGAGGGCTACCGCCACGTCTACCACCAGTACACGATCCGGACCGACGACCGGGAGGCGCTGGCGGCGACGCTCGAGGACCGCGGCGTCGACACCGGCGTCTACTACGAGACGCCGATTCACCGCCAGCCGGCATACGAGACGGTGAGTACGGCGGCGGCGTCGCTGCCGAACGCGGAACGGGCGGCCGAGACGGTCCTCTCGCTGCCCGTCCACCCGAACCTCACGGAGCGGGACCGACGAACCGTCGTCGAAGCAGTGCAGGACCACTTCAACTCCACATGACCCAGACACAACGGATCCGGGCCGGCGTCATCGGCGTCGGTTCCATGGGCGAGAACCACGCGCGCGTGTACAGTGAATTACGAGATGTCGAACTCGCGGGCATCAGCGACCGCGACGAGACGGTCGCACGGCGAGTCGCCGACGAGTACGAAACCGAACCCGTCGAGTTCGATCGGCTCCTCGATCGGTGCGACGTCGTCACCGTCGCCGTGCCGACGCCGGTACACGAGGACGTGGTAACGGACTGCCTCGATGCGGGCGTCCACGTCCTCGTCGAGAAGCCGATCGCCGAGACGGTCGAGCAGGGACGGGCGATGGCCGAGCGAGCGCGGGCGAACGATCTCGTCTTGCAGGTCGGCCACATCGAGCGGTTCAACCCGGCCGTGCGAACGGTCACCGACCTGATCGACGACCTGGACGTCATCAGCGTCGAGGCCGAACGGCTGGGCCCGCCGATCGACCGATCGACTGGCGACGTCGTCTCGGACCTGATGGTCCACGACATCGACATCGTCGGCTCGATGCTCGACGCCCAGCCCGACACCGTGACCGCGATGGGCACCGAGAACGGCCAGTACGCGACGGCGACGATGAAGTACGGCGACGTCGTCGCGTCGTTGACCGCGAGCCGGGTCACCCAGAAGAAGGTCCGGAAGCTGACCGTCACGGCCCGGGAGTGTCTCGTCGAGGTCGACTACCTCGAGCAGTCCGTGCTGATCCACCGCGACTCCTACCCGGAGTACCTCACGGACGACGGCCAGAACCGGTACCGCCACGAGAGCGTCGTCGAACGGCCCCGCGTCGACAACGGGGAGCCGCTGCGCCACGAACTCGAGGCGTTCGTCGAGGCCGCCCGTACCGGGTCGGAGCCGGTCGTCACCGCCGAGGACGGCATCGAGGCCCTCGAGACGGTGCAGACGATCGGTGCGCTGATCGACGACGAAAATCGAAAACGGGAGGTGGAGGCCCGATGAGCGGCGATTCTACATCTAGCGGCGGCCTCTACGGCTCGAGCGAGTCGCCGGCGCGCCAGCGCGAACGGCTCACCGGCGGCGAGATTCCGGT
Proteins encoded in this region:
- a CDS encoding DUF7563 family protein, which gives rise to MESSTAGARCRNCGTHVTQQFARVFGDNGDIVHGCPACTTYREMQSGGHLPGE
- a CDS encoding winged helix-turn-helix domain-containing protein, producing the protein MSMQASNKRSESTTDPAAQLDVLGDECARMILVATSDGPKTAKELTKRTDSSSATVYRRINNLLESGLLSECVRFDDDGSHTTAYEATIETLQVQIQSDGIDVSMSTADD
- a CDS encoding PadR family transcriptional regulator gives rise to the protein MHDLTGFQRDLLYVIAGADQPSGQTVKDEVEKYYSSEINHGRLYPNLDTLVNKELVEKGQLDRRTNYYAITETGRERIDERRRWEEQYVDF
- a CDS encoding DUF1616 domain-containing protein — translated: MSHGTSTQTRLGVVRQYPFDLAVVSAAAILAYAITTSLQAGSVLRLLATFPVVLFLPGYALVSVLFPASERTPQKPAAWIDAHSRGIDVVERLGLSVALSLTLVPIVGIALPFTQWGLTTGSIAATLCVVTVVLAQFGAVRRLRTPISERFIVSPLESVTQLRQGTDDVATASSIVLVLAIGLAASALLLGFLVPPSTGGYSELALYSETDGGELVTGNITDEVAPGESVPVTVSIKNEEGTETDYTVVVQEQVVEDGTIVERTRLDTLETTLADDTTGTGELEITPTAGDDETVRIAVLLFKGDVPDEPTTEAAEEDTYFWVTIED
- a CDS encoding DUF7344 domain-containing protein, whose translation is MSEHNLTQAKLFDVFSNARRRRTVQYLTHQGGACDLAPLVEQVAAWENDIDPDEVTRTQRRRVYISLYQTHLPMLEEHEIVDWDPDDHTIELIPHEEVFEPYLDHRLENQRSWHHLYMAVTALGVLALGVSWLSVGPLTTTVAPVVALVLCLLVLAVSVVQHVSRRPDLELPFGITG
- a CDS encoding acyltransferase: MSEFVSGADCTVDEGATVGYGEFDEPTRVGDGATIRAGSIVYGDVTIGDELTTGHDVLIREGTTMGDDVLVGTKTVIDGQTTIGSHVSLQTNVYIPTETTIGDNVFIGPSAALTNDEYPIRTDTGLEGPTIEDGASVGANATLLPGVTVGENAFVAAGAVVTEDVPPDTLAVGTPATVQTLPKPLEGANQIA
- a CDS encoding DegT/DnrJ/EryC1/StrS family aminotransferase yields the protein MTDPNPDTERSSDAEPVAEPDGGVAEADQSGDGATDEPASGGVSIADPELSDDATDRVQSVLESGMLADGPEVREFEAAFAAYCGTERAVATSNGTTALHAALEALGLEEGDAVVTSPFSFVASANAIRLAGGKPVFADVDPETYTIDPDAVERVLEERDDVVGLLPVHLYGLPAEMDRLSTIADEHDLFVLEDACQAHGAAIDGDRVGGFGDAACFSFYPTKNMTTGEGGIVTTDRDDVADRVASFINHGRDVGEGGTYEHVALGHNYRMTSMAAAIGRAQLERLPDFNRARRENAAYYDEELADLPVETPTEPEGYRHVYHQYTIRTDDREALAATLEDRGVDTGVYYETPIHRQPAYETVSTAAASLPNAERAAETVLSLPVHPNLTERDRRTVVEAVQDHFNST
- a CDS encoding Gfo/Idh/MocA family protein: MTQTQRIRAGVIGVGSMGENHARVYSELRDVELAGISDRDETVARRVADEYETEPVEFDRLLDRCDVVTVAVPTPVHEDVVTDCLDAGVHVLVEKPIAETVEQGRAMAERARANDLVLQVGHIERFNPAVRTVTDLIDDLDVISVEAERLGPPIDRSTGDVVSDLMVHDIDIVGSMLDAQPDTVTAMGTENGQYATATMKYGDVVASLTASRVTQKKVRKLTVTARECLVEVDYLEQSVLIHRDSYPEYLTDDGQNRYRHESVVERPRVDNGEPLRHELEAFVEAARTGSEPVVTAEDGIEALETVQTIGALIDDENRKREVEAR